TGCAATATGCGACCTGTATTTTCCTGTCTTTTACATCTAATACCCGTTTTATCCCCAtcttcatttgtatttttttccaaaagcaacaaaatacattacctaacaggaaaataatttcaGCTGATTTGAGAGACTGTGACACATGCATCACGAGACTGATACCCAGAATGCTCTGCTGTACCCAAAAGGAAACactacatttgcatttttactgatccattttccttttttcagctGAAACATACAGAAGATTCTCACCTCCCTGTGGGGAGAAGTCTTTCTCGGAGGGCAGGACAGACTCTCCTCAGATCACTTGAATTGCCTGGCACACCTGCACAAAAATCAGAACAGAAGCGGGTCATTTGTTTTGTCCAAAACAGTGTTCATTATGTAATGACATCAGCAGGTCACTTTGTGGGTACAAGGACAGAATCCAGGAATATAAGTCAATGAAACACTGCTCATCCAACTCACCATTGGCTTTGGTGCTGTCTGTTACTTTTGAGGGGCGGGTCCTGGGTGCTGGgtgcagggtggagggagagtcAGTGGCCCACCGTGGTGCAGGCACTGGCTGGTCCCCGCTTCCTAAATGATGGACAGGTACAGGAAAATGGCATCTCTTGGAAGAGTTTCCTGTTTGCTTCTTTGCCTCTAAATCCTCCTGCTGGTACCGCTCTGAGCTGTGTTCACTAAGACTGGGAGTAAGGAGCGGCTTGAGTTTCACTTCCTCATTTTCATCAGTCCCTCTGTGCCcctccttttccccctctctgtcctccatctctctcctctcaacCCCTTCCTTCAATTCATCATCCTTTTCATTTCTGGTTACAAtaatttctttctctccatcctcttCCCTGATTCTAACCCTCTCTTTGCATCCCTCACCATTCCTCCTTCCATCATCCATCTCTGTGCTTTTATTagcttctctctcttcattctcttcctctctgctaCCATTCCTCTGTCCATTTTTCTCTGGTAGTTCTGCCTCTCCAGCAAATTCAGAACTGATCAACGGTTCCACAGGGACCACGCCCTGGGGAAGAGTCTTCTCCTGGCTCTTTGCAGCAGACAGAGTCTCAGATTTTATGGCTTTGCCCCCTAGCGTCATCATCGGTTCCCCTGGCCTGCTGAGGTCTGGGCAGTTGCTGTGATTGGAAAAGTGGTGATTGCATATCAGGGTGCCcgcctcacttcctgctttATAACTGCTGCACTCCTGACACCTGCAAAAccaaaagtgagagagagaggagaaagaaaaagacaacagaagaaagagagaatccggagaaagagaaacacatAGGCGAAATAAAATGGCTCCACAGTTGTGAAGGAGCAGGGTATCCCTGTGACTGAGGTCCTGTTACAGCAAGAGAGCAAAGCCAACATCTCAGggctgagtgtgtgagctgttaATTGTACTGTGTACACTTTCCAGGGCAACATACCAAGCTTCGGTATAGTAATACTAAGCTTCAGCATAGTGATACCAAGCTTCAGTACAGTGATGCTAAGCTTCGGTATAGTGATAAAAAGCTTCAGTACAGTGACACTGAGCACTGCCTGCTACAGAATACAGAATACGGAATGGCTGAACTGAAATGTGGTGAACACATACAGTGCTGTAACTGAACCGTGGTGAACACATAAGTGTAGCGCGGTGAATTCTGTTACCTGAAGCAGCTGCGGTGATACAGTTTTTCATTGACTAGATGCCTCTGCACCAGGTGGACCTGCTTCTGGCAGACCGCACAGGTATTGCTCAGAGTGTCCCATTTGGATTGGTCCCTTGTGTCTTTCTTAAAATCACAAATGGCATTTTTGAGTACCATGTTTAATAATGAAAGGATGCAGACATAATTCTACCAAAACAGTAATGTGGAAAACAAGTGCTGTTATGGGGCCTGTGGTATTTGTTAATTACTTAAATTTTTTCACCTTTACCTTAGACTCCAACACTTGGTCACTGACATGAGCCTCAGGTCTCTTTGTGCCAAGTTTGGCTTGGACTGTACCATCTGACCTTTCTGAGCAAGAAGGGTTGACTGCAGGAGACAGATGTGAATAGCCAGCTATAAATAAGCCTGTTGACATGGCAACACAATTCCTTTTTTACAGATGTCAACTTTTCCAGCAAAATGAGGTGAATTTCttgtttgctttctgtttttccatcTTCAGTCAAGTGTGCATGCAAGCATGCGTGTCAGTGggaatacatgcacacacatctgaGCGAAGGTTTGCACAagtttacatactgtacataattcCACACACCTTCCACAGACTTGTTGGTAAGGACATTGTAGTACTGAGAGATATAAGTGATTATGCTTAACCGATGAGGCACTTTCATGGACACCATATCCTCAGGGTCCAGCAGGGCAGGAATGCCCAGCTCTGACTCCACCTTTTCAAACACCTGGAAAGAAGACGGAGGGGCATACACACAGCGGTATACATGATACATGCCACACCTACACCTTCTCCAACTTCTGTGTTTTTCCATGTTACCGAAGGTCATGTTGAAATGAACTGGGTTTGAAGTATGAGGAAACACAACTCATGAAACGTATCTGTTTGTTCTAAGCATATAAGAATAAGAGATGGCTAGAAGGCAATCTACTTTTCCAAGATCAATTTCAAAGTAATTGTTATCCCATtagaaatgtctgtttgtattttaaGCTAACCAGTGATGGGGTTTGAAATGGTCATAGTTCAGAAAAATAGTCAAATAACCAAGAAAGTCTGCACCAGCAATACCAAGTGGATCGGAGAAAAGTGAGCATAATCTGCAGATGAACAGCACTGTACATAAATAAGTCACAACAAATGTGTGGGGAGTACAAATTATGTATGGATCAAACTCTTTATGAATCAGCCTAAGAAGAGTTTCTTTAAAGAAAGCCTCTCTTggcattcaaaatgaaactctctgtcctctctctctctgaaatgcTGAAAGACAAACCGTTCAACACAGGTGATAGAGAGGACCAGATACAGGTACAGCAGGTACACAGCAGAGACAGTGTGCTGctactgtgcatgtgtgctacTGCGTGCTATTATCTCTCCTGTATTATTGAGCCACCCATGTCATTTGTTACAGTGGAGCTCAATCCAGTGTAGCTGACCAGATGATGGTGACAGCTTTAATATTGgtccaaaatacaaaacacctaaaaaaaacatcaactcATTCAACTCATTTCAAAGACTACATTTTAAAcgcatatttgtaaaaataaaaagtcaatgtgtaataatgtgAATTCCAGAGCTGTTAACTGGATGTCAGGGATGCTggtaaatatatatgaatattattCAAATGTTCATTAACTACTGCATAGCACAATCCACAGTGCATGTAATTGCAGCATGTTTCACTGCTAGGAGCTACATTACACTAAGGCATCAGTGCTTTTCTGAAGGTAAATcctataaaaatgatttaagtaCAGTAGCTTTCTTCTTTTAAGTGCTACTACTGACTTAACTGAGATAGCCAAGAGGCTGGACTAGTAACTGAAGTGTAGAATATCACCAGTAAATATGTATAACAGTTTAAGCTTACCTTTCCAAATTTcttcttaaaaaatgaaaaagccatGTACAGTCCTGCACTGTGTCCTCTAATTCCTCTACACAAAGGTTTCAAATGCACACTGTACTAAACACCTGATCCTGTTATATTTCCATGAAGTCAGACAGGACCTGAAATACCATAACCAGTAATACCTGCTTCTGTGGCTGATGCAAATGTCTTGTgtgacaaatatataaatattatataaattatacataACCTGCCCCGTAAGCATTGTTTCCACAAAGCCCCATGTTCCACTTCCTGAAGTGAGGTACCAGTAATTTAGAGGCCAAAAGTTGCTGTAAAACACATATACTGACAGCTGTCAGAAaacctgcataaacacacacaagcacacctacGCATATACTATTGAGCCAATTCAGAGTACAGAACTGAAATAGATTATTATTTAGTACGCCAGAATAGTATGTGTTTTTAGCATGTCCTAAACCATAGTATGCATGAAATAGTATTGCGGAAAATACCCGAATGTCATAATACATCCAGTGAAATATCTTGTATGATAACACCGGACACTACAA
This genomic window from Anguilla rostrata isolate EN2019 chromosome 17, ASM1855537v3, whole genome shotgun sequence contains:
- the LOC135244079 gene encoding MICAL-like protein 1, giving the protein MTFGNMEKHRSWRRCRCGMYHVYRCVYAPPSSFQVFEKVESELGIPALLDPEDMVSMKVPHRLSIITYISQYYNVLTNKSVEGVWNYVQYVNLCKPSLRCNYVCILSLLNMVLKNAICDFKKDTRDQSKWDTLSNTCAVCQKQVHLVQRHLVNEKLYHRSCFRCQECSSYKAGSEAGTLICNHHFSNHSNCPDLSRPGEPMMTLGGKAIKSETLSAAKSQEKTLPQGVVPVEPLISSEFAGEAELPEKNGQRNGSREEENEEREANKSTEMDDGRRNGEGCKERVRIREEDGEKEIIVTRNEKDDELKEGVERREMEDREGEKEGHRGTDENEEVKLKPLLTPSLSEHSSERYQQEDLEAKKQTGNSSKRCHFPVPVHHLGSGDQPVPAPRWATDSPSTLHPAPRTRPSKVTDSTKANGVPGNSSDLRRVCPALRERLLPTGSSGRPSGTYKRRDPPWMDLVEPGPWRRLPPAPPASLPRYSSVPCLWGRGSRLALSTNPFEAKNMDEESVQERACMEKPPPSYTPKPKAPGGPHPTQPSVSIHGFPNIKKKKMHSAHLVRVEDIQVEMRELERHLNLLELRGVELERNLRGCQSGEQEETLLVDWFTLIHQKHVMVRREAMLVYTEKQQNLEKRQANVEYDLRCLLNKPEREWINDDWIREQQLMAELVKIIEERDHIVNRMDQDKQRHVAEDKLLAAMIERR